A window of Chiloscyllium punctatum isolate Juve2018m unplaced genomic scaffold, sChiPun1.3 scaffold_476, whole genome shotgun sequence genomic DNA:
TGGGAAGGGGGTATGGGTGATTGGGGATGGGCCTTGGGAAGGGGGTATGGgtgattggggatggggatgggccttgggaagggggtatgggtgattgggggttggggctgggccTTGGGAAGGGGGTATGGGTGATTGGGGATGGTCCTTGGGATGGGCGTTGGGAAGGGGGTATGGGTGattgggggttggggctgggccTTGGGAAGGGGGTTTGGGTGATTGGGGATGGTCCTTGGGAAGGGGGTATGGGtgattggggttggggatgggcctTGGGAAGGGGGTTTGGGTGATTGGGGATGGGCCTTGGGAAGGGGGTTTGGGTGATTGGGGATGGGCCTTGGGAAGGGGGTTTGGGTGATTGGGGATGGTCCTTGGGAAGGGGGTTTGGGTGATTGGGGATGGGCCTTGGGAAGGGGGTATGGGtgattggggttggggatggtccttgggaagggggtatgggtgattggggatggggatgggcgttgggaagggggtatgggtgattggggttggggatgggcgttgggaagggggtatgggtgattggggttggggatgggcctTGTGAAGGGGATATGGGTGATTGGGGATGGTCCTTGGGAAGGGGGTTTGGgtgattggggatggggatgggcgttgggaagggggtatgggtgattggggatggggatgggccTAGGGAAGGGGATATGGgtgattggggatggggatgggccttgggaagggggtatgggtgattggggttggggatgggccttgggaagggggtatgggtgattggggttggggatgggcgttgggaagggggtatgggtgattggggttggggatgggccttgggaagggggtatgggtgattgggggttggggatgggccttgggaagggggtatgggtgattgggggttggggctgggccTTGGGAAGGGGGTTTGGGTGATTGGGGATGGTCCTTGGGATGGGGGTATGGGtgattggggttggggatgggccttgggaagggggtatgggtgactggggttggggatgggccttgggaagggggtatgggtgactggggttggggatggtccttgggaagggggtatgggtgattggggttggggatgggcgtTGGGAAGGGGATATGGGTGATACGGGTTTGGGATGGGCGTTGGGAAGGGGGTATGGGTGATTGGGGATGGGCGTTGGGAAGGGGGTATGGGTGATTGGGGATGGGCGTTGGGAAGGGGGTATGGGtgattggggttggggatgggcctTGGGAAGGGGGTATGGGTGATTGGGGATGGTCCTTGGGAAGGGGGTTTGGgtgattggggatggggatgggcgttgggaagggggtatgggtgattggggatggggatgggccTAGGGAAGGGGATATGGgtgattggggatggggatgggcgttgggaagggggtatgggtgattggggatggggatgggccTTGGGAAGGGGGTATGGGTGATTGGGGTTTGGGATGGGCCTTGGGAAGGGGGTATGGGTGATTGGGGTTTGGGATGGGCCTTGGGAAGGGGGTATGGGTGATTGGGGTTTGGGATGGGCCTTGGGAAGGGGGGTATGGGTGATTGGGGTTTGGGATGGGCCTTGGGAAGGGGATATGGGTGATTGGGGATGGTCCTTGGGAAGGGGGTATGGGtgattggggttggggatgggcctTGTGAAGGGGATATGGgtgattggggatggggatgggcgttgggaagggggtatgggtgaatggggatggggatgggccttgggaagggggtatgggtgattggggttggggatgggccttgggaagggggtatgggtgattggggttggggatgggccttgggaagggggtatgggtgattggggttggggatgggcgttgggaagggggtatgggtgaatggggatggggatgggccTTGTGAAGGGGATATGGgtgattggggatggggatgggccttgggaagggggtatgggtgattggggttggggatgggccttgggaagggggtatgggtgattggggatggggatgggccTTGGGGGAAGGTCAGCCCCTGCCCCCACTTGCTCACCGCAGACAGAGACGATGAAGCCCTCGAAGACACAGAGGGGGTGACCCAGGATGAAGTAACCATAGATTTGGTTCCAGACGCTGACAGTGCTGGCAAATACCGTCTCCCCCAGGTCTGCCACCGCCATGTTGACCAGGATCCAGTTGAGGGGGTGTCGGAGCCTCTTGTACTTCCAGGTGGCCACCAGCACCAGCCCATTGGTGAAGACCGACGCAATGACCACGACAATCATCCAAACACTGGTCAGGGTGTAGACCCAGCGCGGGGCGATGTGGTAATTCGGACCTTCGAATGGACCTGGGGTCggggggcggagtgtgtgtgcaggagaggggtttggggagtggggagagacgTGAAGGggaggaggggcagagataggcagtggggtgggggggggaaggggggagagagagacagagagacacgggacagagggggagagagtgggagacagagagagagagagagagagagagagagagagagacacgagacagaaggggagagagtgggagacagagagagagagagagagagagagagacacgagacagagggggagagagagggagacacagagagagagagagacacgagacagagggggagagagtgggagacacagagagagagagagagagagagagagagacgagacagagggggagagagagggagacacagagagagagagagagagagacgagacagagggggagagagagggagacacagagagagagagacacgagacagagggggagagagagggagacacagagagagagagagagagagagagagacacgagacagagggggagagagtgggagacacagagagagagagagagagagagagagagagacacgggacagagggggagagagtgggagacacagagagagagagagagagagagagagagacacgagacagagggggagagagagggagacacagagagagagagagagagagagagacacgagacagagggggagagagtgggagacacagagagagagagagagagagagagacgagtgagagggggagagagagggagacacagagagagagagagatgagatagagggggagagagagacgagtgaggggggagagagagggagacacagagagagagagagagagagagagagacacgagacagagggggagagagtgggagacacagagagagagagagagagagagagagagagacacgagacagagggggagagagtgggagacagagagagagagagagagagagagagagagacacgagacagagggggagagagtgggagacacagagagagagagagagagagagagagacgagtgagagggggagagagagggagacacagagagagagagagacgagatagagggggagagagagacgagatagagggggagagagagggagacacaaaaagagagagtgagagagagagagacgagtgaggggggagagagagggagacacagagagagagagagagagagagagacacgagacagagggggagagagtgggagacagagagagagagagagacgagatagagggggagagagagggagacacaaaaagagagagagagagagacgagtgagggggggagagagagggaggcggagggggagagagagaaggaggagagatagagggagtcagagtcagagggagggagagagagagagagacacagagagagagagacgagtgagagggggagagagggaggcggagggggagagagagaaggagcacagatagagagaggcagcgacggggagagagagagagagagagagagagagagagatgagatagagggggagagagagggaggtggaggggagagagagaaggaggagagatagagggaggcagagtcagagggagggagagagagagagagagagagacaagatagagggggagagagagggagacagagagagagagacaagtgagagggggagagagagggaggtggagggggagagagagaaggaggagagatagagggagtcagcgacggagagagggagagagagagacgagatagagggggagagagagggagacaacagagagagagggagcgacaagtgagagggggagagagagcgagacggagggggagagatagaaggagacagagagaaagagacattaggggggatggggagagagaggcaggaaagtgagagagagagggagacagagtcacgaaggggggagatagagggagagtgtCGGGTTGGgatagagggaggcagagagagatgacGAGAAACatgagagggagaggtagagaagggtgagagagggggagagagagagagagagagcgggggagtggTGGAGatgtagagagacagagaggggggagagatcaatGGAGGGAGagttgggaggagagagagatggtggagagatagagaacaggagagagacagaagtggggagagatagagagaggtggtggagagagagagagagatggagggagacagagagaaagggagggagagagacatgagggggagagacagagggagggagagcaaaGGGGGAAGGTAGagaaaggaaagaggggagagtgatagggggaagagagtgatagagggacagagtgagagagaggagagggagaaattAAGAAaaacaggaagggagagatggtgagagggaaggagagagagggagagcatgatagagggagagagagagaggagacggagAAATGGAGAGGAGTGACACAAGGAAGGGAGAGTTCGAGGGAGAGCATGAtgtagggagtgagagagacgggggaggggtACGATGTTGGGAAAGGGACAGGAGTGGGTTCGGAAGAGGACACGGTGGATGAAAGGACAAAGAAATCACGGATGTCCAACTTTCAGAAAAACATTAGCTGCTCAGCATCGCAaaccagtgtgtgtgagagtgtgtgtgtgtgtgagagagtgtgtgtgggtgagagtgtttgagagtgtgtgtgagagagtgtgtgtgtgtgagagagagagagtgcgtgtgtgtgagagagagagtgtgtgagagagagtgtgtgtgtgtgagatcgtgtgtgtgagagagagagtgtgtgtgtgtgtgagagtgtgtgtgagagagtgtgtgtgagagagtgtgtgcgtgtgtgagagagagtgtgtgtgtgtgagattgtgtgtgtgagagagagtgtgtgtgtgtgtgtgagagagtgtgtgtgcgagagagagtgtttgtaagagagagagagtgtgtgtgtgagagagcgagagagtgtgtgagagagagagagagtgtgtgtgtgagagagagagagagagtgtgtgagagagagtgtgtgtgagagagagagtgtgtgtgtgagagagagtgtgtgtgagagagagagagtgtgtgagagagagagagtgtgtgtgtgagagagtgtgagagagagagtgtgtgtgtgagagagagtttgtgtgtgagagagagagtgtgtgtgtgagagagagagtgtgtgtgtgagagagagtgtgtgtgagagagagtgtgtgtgtgagagagagtgtgtgtgagagagtgtgtgtgagagagagagagtgtgtgtgagagagtgagtgtgtgagagggtgtgtgtgagagagtgtgtgtgtgagagagagactgtgtgcgagagagagtgtttgtaagagagagagagtgtgtgagagagagagtgtgagagagagagtgtgtgtgagagagtgtgagagagagagtgtgtgtgagagagtgcgtgagagagtgtgtgaaagagtgtgtgaaagagtgtgtgagagagtgtgtgagagagtgtgtgagagagtgtgtgtgtgtgagagagagtgtgtgattgtgagattgtgtgtgattgagtgtgtgagagagtgtgtgagagagtgtgtgaaagagtgtgtgtgtgtgtgtgcaagagagagagtgtgtgtgagagagagagtgtgtgtcagagagagagtgtgggagagagagtgtgtgtgagagagagagagtgtgtatgtgagagacagtgtgtgtgggagtgtgtgtgggagtgtgtgtgagagagtgtgtgagagagtgtgtgagagagtgtgtgagagagtgtgtgagagagtgtgtgtgtgtgtgagagagagagtgtgtgtgtgtaagagagtgtgtgtgagagtgtgtgagagagagtgcgagtgccagagagtgtgtgagagtgtgcatgggtgtgattgtgagattgtgtgtgattaagagtgtgtgagaatgtgcgc
This region includes:
- the LOC140472953 gene encoding uncharacterized protein → PLSLLLLSLPLHLPLSPPLTCLSLSVSLSLPLYLVSLSLSLSLPLTLPPSISPPSLSPLHLPLSPPLSHLSLSLSLSLSPRRCLSLSVLLLSLPLRLPLSPSHSSLSLCVSLSLSLPLTLTPSISPPSLSPPPPPSLSPPHSSLSLSLFVSPSLSPSISSLSLSLSPTLSPSVSCLSLSLSLSVSPSLSPLTRLSLSHSLFLCLPLSPPLSRLSLPLYLVSLSLCVSLSLPLSLVSLSLSLSLCVSHSLPLCLVSLSLSLSLSLCLPLSPPLSRVSLSLSLSLSLCLPLSPPLSRVSLSLSLSLCVSLSLPPHSSLSPPLSHLSLSLCLPLSPPLTRLSLSLSLSVSPTLSPSVSCLSLSLSLSVSPSLSPSVSCLSLSLSLSLCVSHSLPLCPVSLSLSLSLSLCVSHSLPLCLVSLSLSLSLSVSPSLSPSVSCLSLSVSPSLSPSVSSLSLSLSVSPSLSPSVSSLSLSLSLSLCLPLSPPLSRVSLSLCVSLSLPLCLVSLSLSLSLSVSHSLPFCLVSLSLSLSLSLSLSPTLSPSVPCLSVSLSPLPPPTPLPISAPPPLHVSPHSPNPSPAHTLRPPTPGPFEGPNYHIAPRWVYTLTSVWMIVVVIASVFTNGLVLVATWKYKRLRHPLNWILVNMAVADLGETVFASTVSVWNQIYGYFILGHPLCVFEGFIVSVC